The genomic window AGAGTCAAGAGAAAAGGGGAGGTCGCTTTCACTCTCCAGGCTACCTCATTGAGTTCCCACAAAAAAGGGCCGAAAAGTCGCTTCACTTCGTACCAGAGCCCGCTCTATTTCTTGCAGCAGCCTTGGCTTGTCATCTGGCAGCACGCCCTGTAAATTCAGATAGTTAGTGTAATGGTCGCTGTAGAGACGACTGCGACAACTGAGCCTCGTCAACAGATTTTTCGTCTCATGCAACACTTCATGGGGCGACAACATCTGGAATCTGCCTTTGCGAATCTGGTGAAGCAGCAAGGTGTTGATTTTGGGCACGAAGGTGCGCAGGCGGATATGGTCAGGACTGATTAAATTCAGAACGCGGGCCGTCTCCTGCGCATGTGACTCTGTAGCTTCTTTGCCGCCAATGCCGAGGATGACGTACTCACTCAATTCGATGCCGGCCTCTCGCACCCACAATCCTGCCTGGATCTGTTCCGCGGCAGTGGTTCCCTTCTTGATCTTGCGCAGCACCTGGTCGTCGCCGCTTTCCAGGCCCACGTGCAGCCGTGAAAGTCCAGCTTCCTTCAATTGCTTGAGTGCGCGGAGACCTTTGCGGTAGATGTACTGGGAGGAGCCGTACACGGTTATCCGTTTGAGCTCGGGAAAGAGGCGGCGCGTGTAGCGGCAGATTTCAGCCAGT from Deltaproteobacteria bacterium includes these protein-coding regions:
- a CDS encoding radical SAM protein, producing MRYVGPIYRPPSEADSLLIQATIGCPHNKCTFCMVYKKGPPYRVRPVEEIKHDLDEARRIYGAAVRSVFFPAGNTIAMPTSELAEICRYTRRLFPELKRITVYGSSQYIYRKGLRALKQLKEAGLSRLHVGLESGDDQVLRKIKKGTTAAEQIQAGLWVREAGIELSEYVILGIGGKEATESHAQETARVLNLISPDHIRLRTFVPKINTLLLHQIRKGRFQMLSPHEVLHETKNLLTRLSCRSRLYSDHYTNYLNLQGVLPDDKPRLLQEIERALVRSEATFRPFFVGTQ